The Quercus lobata isolate SW786 chromosome 4, ValleyOak3.0 Primary Assembly, whole genome shotgun sequence genome segment cttATTGGCTgagtatcagagtaccaatgaataacccccattggttgggTATCAGAATCAATTCATAGTTAGATTatccataatcatatatatgaaatcatagtttttaacaaaaatatatcttattcaagcatgtatataaaaatcatatactcagtattaaaatatatttataataatcctttacttgaaatcagtaatacaatcgaaataaaaattctaacaatTATATACAATTTGCAGTAGttaaaaatacattaatataaccaaaataaaacccaattagGATGAGGTTACTTACCTCAGCTAACTCACTACAAAGAACTTCTCTCAAACACTTTctctaaaatccttagatatCATCTAAACAATATTCAAGCACCATActtaataatcaaataattcaagaaaaacttATAATGATATTCGACTACAAAAGAAACTATTAATTTTTCACTACTATAAGTCTATATGAACGCAGAAATCCACATATTCaccatatatatttattcaccatatatttattctttactttCTACCACTAATAATACCCTAGGATAAGACCTATAGAATACATAAAAGTAAAAGTCACTTCTAAAAAAAGAGCAACAGATGGACTACTCTTCaggtgccttttttttttttttttttttttttaaccaccTACCACCATTATCATCTTTTGAGATGTTGACAACTCCAAGTACAAGCTAGGCCATATGCCTTACGGAACagccattatttttatttttattttttttatgcaaaaactAATTTATATGACAGCAAAGTCTATAAAAGAAATGGTGCATCAACAACCCAACCAAGTCCAATCATAGGATGGAAATTTGCAAAGTTTAAGACGGGCACTACTGCAGAATATCCTGAAGATCCATCCTAGACTCATCTTCTTCTATAcagtctaattttttttttttttttggttagtccTCAACTCATCAAATTGGTACTATTCCGGCTGTGCAGAAACTTGTCCCACCAAGCCTAAAATTCTGCAGATTCTATCTCCGCTCAACGCAGCAAAAGACACAGATAAGATTAAGTTACTACTTACTGAACATAAAAAATCTACAGTAATAGCGTCTAGTTTACTGaaaataaatccaaatttttctttgtttgtatcATTAAAACTCTCgaataattaaatagttttactattggtcaaaatacccacataaaaaatactctaatttcaaataaaacttaGATTTGACAAGAAATAGATTTTTAGACTCTTACCTCAATTATGCAGTCAAACCTTCTCTACTTGAGTATTTATGATAGTCTCCTTTCTCAAAACATCTATCACTATACGCTGACTTAAATTAGACTATATAtagctagggtttcaaccttacTTTCTAAAAAACCCCTtagaaatattaattataaaattgacccccataaacaaatttacttaaataaccttctttttttttttttttttcccaggtATTACAAttatcttcttctcttccaatCCTCCATACCTTTGAAGGTCGAAAccccttcattttttatttttgggggggaggggggggggggtgcggGGTGCAGTGTTTGGGCTCTTTATGTTTCTGGAGAAAATTTGGGCTGTGGAGACCGGAGTTTCATTTTGTTGAGAACtaaattttgaactttgaattcaaaaatatcaCAGGAGACCTCAACATTgcttattttcttcatttcccGTACCTCTTTGGAATTTTATAGATGGAATAGAATCTAGCTTGAGCTTGATGAGATGGAACAACACTTAGAACAGTGTTAGCACTTGGGACTCAGACCCACTCTAACTCTACAACTTTTATCAAAGTCCAACATCCGTGTAActattttgtttcaatttttcttcatcatccttttttttttttttttttttttttttcttctacaattcttatattttgttaagCCTTCTAGTTGAATTGGCACATTCCCATGCACAAAATGCTTAAAGCTCTAAAAGAGAAAATGTTTAAACTATAAGGTTAATactatgggtccgtttggatacagctgaaaactgaaaactgaaactgaaaattgaaaaacactatagcgaaataatttttaaatgtgtgaatagtatcgtgggacccatttttaatgaaaaagttgctgaaaaatgaaatttgtgggtccgtgaacagtacacgatgtgctgtgattggtccaaaaaaatttgaaaaagtcaaagtttgcggctacttttcattgaacagtgcatgaacagtagccgcaacacccaaaacgccccaaaacgcgtgaaaaaaaaaaaaagttttggaaaaatgcaaacgcaggattgggcagaaaacgcccaatccaaacgcaacctatatatattgtaattatctaaaaaaacaaaaaaaacaaaaaaactttatgTCATTATTTTTACCACAATATTAATATAGTCGACTATGaatgataaattattatatttatgtaGGTCCATCACTTATAGTTGATCATATCATGGCCGGGTGGAGACAAAAAATTGTTATGATAGTCTTTCTATGgcaaaaatagccaaataccactatttttcaaaattattagtattttaccACTGTTTGAGGAATATTTAGCAATGTACcactttttttaaactcgagtttgtgaaacttgattttgacatggaactcaagtttacaAAAATCGAGTATCTTAAAAAAATGCACTTAGAACTCGActttatgaaactcgagttccttttGCCTTTGTTTCAAACACTTTCACAACCTTTTTCACTACCTTATCACAATTGTTGACTTATCTTCCATCCCACGTGACCctgacaaaagaaagaaaatagggAAACCCACACCtagaaataaacaaaactggAAGAGTAAGAAACAAAACTGGAAgctaatgagaaaaaaaaaaaaaaaaaatagatagaagttgaaaaaataaaaaattaaaagagatagAAAGGTGTGCTGTGGGAGTCAATAGTTGTGGCTGTGTGAGTGCTATTGTTGACTGTGTGAGTGCTGCGGGAGTCAACTATTGTGGCTGTGTGAGTGCTATTGTTGACGGTGTGAGTGTGTGGGAAGTGTTTCTTGCATTTATCACTAATAATTTCGAAAAATAGTGATATTTGACTATTTTTGCTGTCTTTCTATTGCActtctactctattttttttttttttttgggtccttTTTGCTTTCTGCCGCTTATTCCGCAATGTCAGTGTCACTACGCAAGGAAATTCCAAAAGGAATGAATGGACGGTGGTGGCGTCGTATCTTGTGGGCGGTGGTAATTGGGTTTTAGTtgtagagatatatatatatatatatatatatatattttttttttttgttagtcggctaagaagaaaataagacaacacaaaaagaaagaagaaaaaattaaaaggagtTCTTCAttgacttttaatttttatttatttattaaaccGTCTATTGCATAAACGGAAtgataaaagaaagattaatGTGGTCATTCCTCAAAgtttaaggttttttaatttcttcttaataaaaaaaattaaaaaaaaaaaggttttataatttcaaattggaCCCAAAGTTGGGAGGggaattcttttttctttttctttttttttaaaaagaaaagaaaaccaaactaTAGGGTAGTATATATGTATAATGTCACTTTCATGGATTCATTAACATTTAACCTTCGATATTCAACTAATTGATGCAAAAAGATTTGAAGCTCAGTGACATAATTtgctcacaaaaataaaataaaataaaaaagtggtgGATTCAACATGCAAGTAACAAATTGCCCTTCTGAGTGTTTTATGGGGGTCTAAGTCTGCCACACGACGACTTAGGTTGTCCCCCCTTGATAGTAAAAGAATTGTTCATTTTTGAAATCTGGCTCAAGAACTAACTATAGAATCCTCAAAAGCTTGACCAATCCATTTGTGCTCCATTGTTCTCAATCACTTCcatattttttccttcaattctttccatcaaaaaaaaaaaaaaaaaccaatggcTGACGCTCTAGTTGGAGGAGCATTTCTCTCTGCTTTCCTCCAGGTTTTGTTTGACAGGATGGCTTCTCATGACGTACTTGAGTTCTTCAGCCAATGGAAGCTTAACAATGAACCGCTGAAGAAGTTGAAGACAACTCTATTATTGATCAATTCAGTCCTCAATGATGCAGAAGAGAAGCAGATAAAAAGCCCAGTTGTCAAAGAATGGGTGAACGAGCTAAAAGATGCTGCCTATAATGCTCAGGACTTGCTGGACGAGATTGCTACTGATGCTGCACTCTACAAGTTAAAAGCCGAAATGGAAATTAGCAAAAATAAGGTACGAAGCTTCAACTTGATTTCTCATAGTTCTTACAATGGAATAGGAGTTAAGTTAGAAGAGATTCTAGGCAGACTAGAATTTCTTGCAAAGCAAAGAGACCTCCTTGATCTCAAAGAAGGTAGTGGTgagaaattttcacaaaaaagaCCAACAACGTCTTTGGTAGAAGAATCTGGTGTATACGGAAGGGATGGAGATAAGGAGGCCATAATAGAGTTGTTGCTAGAAAATGATGGCAGTGGTAATAACATAAATGTGATTCCCATAGTGGGCATGGGTGGTGTGGGCAAGACCACACTTGCGCAGCTTGTATATAACAAGAAGTTGGTGATGGAGAGTTTTGATGTCAGagcatgggtttgtgtttcacAAGAATTTGATGTGCTTAGGATCACAAAAACTATTCTTGAGGCAGTGACTTCCTCGTCAGGTGATACTGACGACCTGGATCTACTCCAAGTTAGGTTGAACAAGAGTCTTGTGGGAAGGAAATTTCTATTTGTGTTAGATGATATTTGGAATGAGAATTACTTGGATTGGGAGGTCTTACGAACCCCTTTCAAATCTGGGGCATATGGAAGTAAGCTCATCTTAACAACGCGTAATGAAACTGTTGCATCAATTGCAGGCACAGTTCCAACCTACCATCTAAAGCATTTAACGGATGAAGATTGTTGGTTATTATTTGCAAAACATGCATTTGGCAACCGAGAATCTAAAGAACATCCAGAGCTGGAATTAATTGGTAAGAAAATTGTGAACAAGTGCAAAGGCTTGCCTTTAGCTGCAAAAACACTTGGTGGTCTCTTACGCTCGAAGTTGGATTCTAAGGAATGGCTTAGGATATTGGAGAGCAATATATGGAGTTTCTCAGACTGCAAAAGCAATATTCTTCCAGCTCTTATATTGAGCTACCATTATTTACCTTCACATCTAAAGCCATGCTTTGCTTATTGTTCaatatttcctaaaaattacaaatttaaaaaggaGGAATTAGTGCTCTTATGGATGGCGGAAGATTTTTTGCCTAAAAGAGAGAATTTAGAAGAAGTAGGTATTGAGTACTTCTATGATCTAGTATCCAGGTCATTCTTTCAGAGGTCAGGTGGTAAGAATTCATGCTATGTTATGCATGACCTTTTGAATGATTTAGCTTTATTTGTCTCTGgagaattttgttttagaatggAGACAGACAATTCATATGATCTGTCAGAAAAGACTCGGCATTTTTCATATTCCAGATTGAAGTTTGATGCCTATGAAAAATTTGAAGCCTGTCTTGGAGCCAAGGGTTTGCGAAGCTTTCTACCATCAAATTTGTCAGTGCGGTCTGGATGCTTAAGTAAAGAAGTTATTCTTGACTTATTACCAGCACTGAGAAGCTTAAGGGTACTATCTCTATCTGACTACTGGAATTTGACATTTCTACCAGACTCAATTGGTAATTTAAAACATTTACGATATTTAAACCTTTCTCGCACTGCAATCAAAGTATTACCTGATTCAGTGTGTACTTTACACAATTTGCAAACATTATTGTTGGCAAGTTGTCATTCTCTCACTGAGTTGCCTGCCAACATGGGATGGCTAATTAACTTGCATCATCTTGATATTAGTGGAACAAACTTGATAGAAATGCCACTGCTAATGGATAAATTGAAAAGTCTCCAAACAttaacttcttttattttgggaaaaaaaggTAGCTCTGGCCTCAAAGAGTTGGGGGAGCTCCGGCAACTTAGGGGAAGCCTTTCAATTTTGAAGTTGGAAAATGTTGTTGATGCTAGAGATGCTTTAGAGGCTAATTTGAGGGATAAGTTGCAACTTAATGAATTGGTGTTAAAGTGGGGTGGGGCTACAGATGACTCCAAAAAGAATAGAGATGTACTAGACCAATTGCATCCTCATGTAGACCTGACAAAGCTTACCATTGAAAATTATGGTGGCACAGTTTTTCCAGACTGGTTAGGACATGAAGCCTACAGTATTGTATCAATCCAAATTCATAATTGTAAGTATTGCTACAAATTGCCACCGTTTGGGAAACTGCCCTCTCTGAAGAACCTCTCTATTGTGGGATTAGATGGAGTAGTGAATATTGGTAGAGAGTTTTATGGGACTCCTGCTTCTGGGCGCAGGCCATTTGGATCGCTAGAAAATTTGCGCTTTAAAAACATGTCAGAATTGCAAGAGTGGCTTCCTTTCACGGATGACAATGGAGGTGCAATAGCTTTCCCTCGTCTCCAACAGCTTTGTATACAAAACTGTCCTAAACTGAGCATTGGTCTTCCCAATggcattttttctttgaaatcaATTGTGATTGATAAATGCCAGCAGCTTGTCGCTACACTTCCAAGTGCTCCAGCCATCCGTCAAGTGAGGTTACAATATTGTCATAAGGTGGTGCTGACTGAATTACCACCGCAAGTGTTGAAGCTCAAAATTATCGGATATGACAACTTGGAGTCCTTACCTAtggacaacaacaacaactgcCTTGAAGAGCTAGATATCTCTGATTGTCCATCTCTCACGTTGCTTCCCAGTAGTGGTATTGCTGATACACTAAAATCACTTGGTGTCAAGAACTGTGGGAAATTACTGTTTCCGATGCACCATCGTTATGCTTCCCTTGAGAGTGTGTGCATAAGAAGTAGTTGCGATTCTCTGGTGTCCTTTCCATTGGATTTATTTCCAAAGATGAATCATCTTGATATCCACGGATGTCATAATCTTCGGTCCCTTTCTGTTTCAAATCAAGGGCCCCTTCAGTATCTTAAATCTCTCAGAAGCTTAGAAATCAGTAACTGTTCCAATTTTGTATCCTTTCCCGAAGAGGGACTGCCTGCACCCAACCTTACCAGGTTCAGTGTTGGTTACTGTAATAATTTGAAGGCACTGCCTGACCAGATGCATACCTTGCTCCCATCCCTTCGGACATTGAGTATTCGGCTTTGTCCAGAACTTGAGTCTTTTCCAGATGGGGGGTTGCCAACCAGTTTAAATGCActtgaaatctttttttgtgaaaaacttaTCTCCAGCCGCACAGGGTGGGGTTTGCAAGGACTGTCTTCTCTTAGAAGCTTCTGTATCAGGGGTAGATGTGAAAATGTGGAGTCCTTTCCAGAGAGGGCGCTGCTGCCCTCTTCTCTTACATCCCTTGAAATCTGGAATATTCCCCATTTGAAATCGCTGGACGGCAATGAGCTTCAACATTTCACCACACTTAAAAAATTAGGAATTGGCTGCTGCCCAAATCTGCAGTCCATGCCAGAAGAGGGTCTGCCAAAATCGTTGTCATTTCTAAGTGTCAAGAAATGTCCATTGCTGAAAACTCGGTGCCTTAGGGAGAAAGGGGAAGACTGGCCCAAGATAGCTCATATACCCATCATAAAAATTGATGCAAAAGTGATCTGAATATGATGAGCTTAATTTCTACTGGAACCCAGCTCTTCAATATATCCAACTTCTTCTCAGGTACTCTGCCATATGTCAAACATGTTGCTATTTGTTAACTTAATTTACTATGATCTGGTGGTTCTATTTTTGTTGACCTTAACTATCTACTTCaactaatgatttttttgcGATATTTGAATCACCAGGAGAAGCAGCGCTAGTGCTTTGTCTGGTCAGTAGAAAGTCGATGAATTCTTTTCCGTAAGGTTGAAGCTCTTTAGTTTAGTACTATTATTATGTTGTTTTGGTTTATAGTACTGTGGAAACCTCTCTCATTTTATATCTACATTTCTTGTGAATCCTTTTCAGGATGTTGAACTATATATACAAAAAGTAACACCCTAGTGAAGAACCTAGTGGAAAAACTTcattttgtctttcttttttggcaaaACCCATCCCAACTGTCTTCATCTAACAAGACATGTTGATTGAATATATGCAGCTTTTGACTTAATATCAGAAGAAGGCTCTGGCTGTGTGGACTGAAGTTGGGATATTGTGGCAGGTGCTGTTGAATGAACAGCCCTCAGGCTGCACAAAAACGATTATAGAATGGCCTGTTTTACATACCTTTATTTCTCTGACTACTTAATTGCAGAATCATGGTTTCAGTTTTGCTCTTTGCAATTCTTGGTACTTGGTATGTACCACTTCTACTTAAACTTATACTATTTCTCGATGAAACTCAAAAAGCTTATTCTTCTAATAGATTTTCATAATTTCAAGTGTTCTCAGTTCCCTCTATTACCGGAGGAAGTCCAGTCCTTATGCTTTGTTCACCTTTAACTGGATCTAATACTGTGTTTACTTTGCACAGATTATTTTGTTTGATCATCTATTTGGAGTGCAAAAGGTGGAGTAAACCTACTCATGTCATGAAAAATTCTTGTATCAATATTtaacttcattttcattttatcaaacattttttttttttttttgttttatggtgAAGGTTGTATAATTCATTTCTCTTTCATCATAATTCTGAAAGGATAAAAGATTTCATATCAACTTAATGTTTTCAGTTGAGACATCTAATAGTCATGAAGGGGAGGCGAATAAGAGATTAATAAATAGTCAAGATCTTGGCAAATTCCATTTGGTGATTCTGATCCTTAGTAGAAATGGGAGGTAATAGAAgcatttactatttttatttgtggGAATGGCACACACAAACATCTTAATTTGTTAGGATTTGCATTATGAGCATACTGGTATCCAATATAGGCATCTCTGCTtcataatttaaacttatttgGATTAGTAGTAATTTGAATCTACTGAAATTTGAACAGGGTAACACAACATCAATAAGGATTGTGAATCTTATGTTGATCTTCATCCAGCAGCATAGAAGTGAAAATCTAGCACTGAAAACTACATACATcaggtttttttaaaattgtttgcACTCTTCTCCATGTATGCTAAGGCTTCAGTAATAAGAAATCTATTTCACCAATTTCAATTTATCATCTGACAACCgtcaataaaatttcttttaccATGAGCTTTAGAAATGTTTAGCTGAGCTGAGACAAAATAAGAAGAGACATAAGTGATAACTGCATcgtataataattatataagatAGTTAGAGTAACCAAATGAAAGCTAATTTCTCCATACATCTTCatcatgaatatttttttaaatttgcagATCTCAGTGTTGGGCTATATCTGAACATTAGTATGCTATTATGATGTCTAATGATCAATCAATTTCAGGTATGATTTTGAAACcttgatttaaatttttctgTATTAAACTTGGTCATTGTTTTTGTCCACTCATCTAATTAAatctctcttatatatataggacTCATACGttagaattttgaaaactaTTTCATGACTTGTGCAAATATGGAACCTGTGGACTTAGAAAGAGTAAACAATGTTGGCTGACTAAAGATTTTGTGAGCCTGCCTAGCAAGAGACAGAGGATGTTTTACTTCTGGAACTAAAAATATCCGGGTACATTTGATTCCATCCTCGATGTTATTAGTCGTCCTGAGAACAATACCATCGCTTTTGTCTCTGGAGAATGCTAGTTTAGTAGGGTTCAGTTCTGTTTAATGGTACAACTTTGTAAGACCTTATTAAGGCCTCTGGTGTAATGTTAAGAATTGGGTAGTTTCTTTATTTAGTTAAAGATTCTAAACCAagaaatttcattctttctGGATTAATTTCATTTGGTTGGTTTTGCATCATATATTTGGGTGAGCAACCCAGTTCTGTAACCAAGCCTATATCTTAATTTTGAGATTCTCAGTTTCTAAACAAATAAACTCGTGTTAGAGCAGATAACACAGTTGAGCAATAAAATAGAGTAACACAACTAGTTCAGACTGTTCAGTGGTAGAGCTTTACAGACATAATTGGAACAAAATGAGTGTGATTAATGAAAGAGAAAGTGATCAATGATACCTGCTGATAGATTAGGTATAATTTCCCTTGCCAAGCATTGTAGCTTATCTGGGACCTCTTGGTGTTTCCTTTGAAGGACCAAGGGGTTGGAGGAGGAGTACTTGCCTGAAAGAGAGTTCGATGAAGAGAAGGCCACCAGGAGTAGAATGCAAAAGTAGAATCCTcaatattttaacattttcccaCTTTTTGCTCTAGAAAATGATTTagataccatttttttttttttgcaaaatgcaTTCTAAGCCTATAAAGCTCTAAAAAATAGTCTCAGCAGGAATGTCAGGTTTAACCAAATAAgaaaggaaacaaaattcaaataaggAAATATAATCAATACTAGGACTTATAAAATATTCTAGACCTCATCCAAATTGGAATAGTACAAATAAGATGCAGgccaaattgaaaaagaaaataaatgatctTGGTActccaattttaaaaatttcggATTGGTCCCTAAAATTTTGGGTCGgtattttagtccttaaatttGAGGTTGGCTCAATTGATTTTGGTCCCATGACTATGGGGTTGCTTTGATTTTGATCTCTTAAATATGAGGTCGAATCGATCTTGATCCATTACATATGCGGTGAGTTTAATTTGATTCCTAAAAAATGGGACATCTCATCACTGCATTagtcacattaaaaaaaatacatgggGGGACTaaattctttcctttttgaaatTCTAGAGACCAAATCCCAAGTTTTTAAATTAAAGGGATCAAAATGGAACATGCACCAAATGTTTATTAAATAGTGATAAAGTGATAAAATCCAAAATCTActcatttttaaatgaataaatagaatttcaaaaattctaTATTGGAGTGATACAGACAACTCTTAGATGATAGCAATTCTTAGGATGGtaacattcttcttcttcaacatttcatttttcatattctAGAATCCCATGCATTGTCATACTCATTAGCAAGTATCCATTGACAACTTTGAATTTAGCTTgattatggttttattattattattttttatataagttaaATTAGTTGAGCCtctctatattattattatttttttttataaattaaattaaattattgacAGTGCATGTCGTTTTGGATATAGATTAGCCGGCTACCGACTAGTTTGTCCCGTTTGGTGTTCTTTTTAACAAGCATCAACCtgagatgatgttatttaagtTGACAAAGACGgacaatgaaaataaattacaaggtttctaaaaagcaattaataattttagagtttaaattatcagcaattttaataatttaaaaagatttAGCAATTTTTCCAAAACGATTGAAATGAAGAAGTAAAACCACACATTATTATATTACTAAATATGACTATGATACAGGATTTAAAAATTGCGAGCTTAGGTAATATCCACAAATGCCTACACACAATATCCATAATTAAATGTgttgatgtatttattttaaaacacaaaaggATGATATCTACATTCAAAATGTAAAAAAAGTAGATATATTcggaatatataaaattagttgtatgAGAAAATCATTACCCACACTCAAATTATAAGGGTGATGTTTTACAGTTTTCATTGTCTGCGATAGATAATACAAAAATCATCCTAAGTTCTTGTAGATAGATAATTGCTTAACAAAAatacagaataaagaaataaaaaatcttaaatatataaGAGTTaatattattgggttttaatgacaaaatattactttcttttttatttttaataaaccaTTGTTAAgattttagcaatttttatatttttttatttccctaaaaaaattttatttttattaaattagtagAACTTCTGTTAATGCATGGgttaattaaaattgagaaatgatatgttcacaacattttcacaacatttttacaacaaattttaagtgacaggtcattattggttgttattgttgaggcaaaaacataatcttagtgttatattcaaatttaaactaataacaattaaccacctatgatttgttgttattaaaatgttgtgaacgtagcacttctcattaaaatttaaaggtACAATAAAGATATTATTCAAAAATATCATCAGAGTTGAACAATGaaatagttaataaaaaatCACCTTAAGTTTTATGATAAAAGTTGGCGAAATTATATTATTCGTCTCTAAAATTTACCCTGTGAGCGCAATTAGTCGCTCAAATTTCAAGTGAGCACAATTAGcctcttaaattttaaaattgagcaTTATTAGTCATTTTTTAACTACCGTTAGTATTATTGCCTATGTGGCTAACAACATAATGACCTAACAGCTTTTAATCTTTTTACTTCAAAGTGTTTTATAAACTAAGTGTAAGtctatatatattgtaatagCCACGTTGGAAAATTCGCTAGGTTAGCAACTTTAGCATGTGAGtcattgttttttatattattctgTTAAAAACATTTCCAAACTCTTTGTTTATTTCCTATGACCACCCCAAGCTTCCtattcctcttcctcttctaccAATGGGTGTCGTTGCCTCTGTCACTACTGTTGTTGCTGCCGTTAGCCATACTTCCCTCTAATCCAAATGGTTGTTGTCGCTGCCGCATCAACCAGCACAGACACCTCTTTGTTGTTTGACAATCTCCATGGATATCTACCAATGGCTAATCTCCAAAGATCTCTATGTTTCTTTGCTTTTAAGCTTTATTTCCAATGGATCTATAACTATAATTAACATGAAAAGGTTTAAATCCATTTCATTAGAAATCtttaatccttttttatttacccCTCCTCCAACCAACATTCATGGGGATCACCGACTGCCTTTTATTGCACAGATCTAAGTTTAAGTGCAAGATTGCCTTTTATTGCATAGATCTATGTTGGGTTTCCTGCATGGCTACACCCAATCATAGACTATTCCCATTAACAAGAAAGGATTTATGgttaatgagagagagagagagagagagagagagagagagagagagagagttttataaGAATTTTTCTACTCAAAGGTGGATCTCTTCAACTCAATACTAACTTCACAAGATTTTTGTTGGCTTTGAGATGCTCTGGTGATTCGATTGGAAAATTGAAAGTAGCGTAAGAGAAAGGGGGGCTGAagcaaatcattttttttcattataataaATAACTAGCCGCGAACCCGCACATTGTatgtgataattatttttatggtggttttattattatatttttttacaatttaaactaatttaataatgagtaatgtattttgtaattatatttttgtttattataggaacaatcataaatgtaatataagaacaatccaaaacaccaaaaaaacgtaaactaaaaaaaattaataaaactttacaatgattaattgaaacaatattaggataaaattttgtttttgataatctattaaggttattttctttgtagaaattataatttcggccacccaaaacatattagcaaataaacaattattagcaaaatctaagaattaaa includes the following:
- the LOC115984596 gene encoding putative disease resistance protein At3g14460 gives rise to the protein MGGVGKTTLAQLVYNKKLVMESFDVRAWVCVSQEFDVLRITKTILEAVTSSSGDTDDLDLLQVRLNKSLVGRKFLFVLDDIWNENYLDWEVLRTPFKSGAYGSKLILTTRNETVASIAGTVPTYHLKHLTDEDCWLLFAKHAFGNRESKEHPELELIGKKIVNKCKGLPLAAKTLGGLLRSKLDSKEWLRILESNIWSFSDCKSNILPALILSYHYLPSHLKPCFAYCSIFPKNYKFKKEELVLLWMAEDFLPKRENLEEVGIEYFYDLVSRSFFQRSGGKNSCYVMHDLLNDLALFVSGEFCFRMETDNSYDLSEKTRHFSYSRLKFDAYEKFEACLGAKGLRSFLPSNLSVRSGCLSKEVILDLLPALRSLRVLSLSDYWNLTFLPDSIGNLKHLRYLNLSRTAIKVLPDSVCTLHNLQTLLLASCHSLTELPANMGWLINLHHLDISGTNLIEMPLLMDKLKSLQTLTSFILGKKGSSGLKELGELRQLRGSLSILKLENVVDARDALEANLRDKLQLNELVLKWGGATDDSKKNRDVLDQLHPHVDLTKLTIENYGGTVFPDWLGHEAYSIVSIQIHNCKYCYKLPPFGKLPSLKNLSIVGLDGVVNIGREFYGTPASGRRPFGSLENLRFKNMSELQEWLPFTDDNGGAIAFPRLQQLCIQNCPKLSIGLPNGIFSLKSIVIDKCQQLVATLPSAPAIRQVRLQYCHKVVLTELPPQVLKLKIIGYDNLESLPMDNNNNCLEELDISDCPSLTLLPSSGIADTLKSLGVKNCGKLLFPMHHRYASLESVCIRSSCDSLVSFPLDLFPKMNHLDIHGCHNLRSLSVSNQGPLQYLKSLRSLEISNCSNFVSFPEEGLPAPNLTRFSVGYCNNLKALPDQMHTLLPSLRTLSIRLCPELESFPDGGLPTSLNALEIFFCEKLISSRTGWGLQGLSSLRSFCIRGRCENVESFPERALLPSSLTSLEIWNIPHLKSLDGNELQHFTTLKKLGIGCCPNLQSMPEEGLPKSLSFLSVKKCPLLKTRCLREKGEDWPKIAHIPIIKIDAKVI